A genomic window from Candidatus Methylacidiphilum fumarolicum includes:
- a CDS encoding arylamine N-acetyltransferase yields MCLSHTQHIPFENLNILLGKSISLALPDT; encoded by the coding sequence ATTTGTCTATCCCATACACAACACATTCCTTTTGAAAATCTTAATATTCTTCTTGGGAAAAGTATCTCTCTGGCATTGCCGGACACATAA
- a CDS encoding TolC family protein, giving the protein MERKIFAFSQFFFSIFALTLFAQRASNQLSQSTDLPLFYSVKKPVELIYPKQLSINKQKTWTLEEVIQRALDANPEVVSARKAIEQQEGIKMQFKAKLYPHGGLVYRAQREQSSLLMFLPTIETYPLTRTSWLGAVQIKQTILNVESVKLARQQKELVEKAIWQAMDVALKTTAQVKEAFYLTLFRQEVVGIREELTEASKAIADYTMKMYKAGEFPQYQALSAQAEYSTAQGDLAQARYQYVKAREQLRMILNLPSGLENDPLYLSGESQIVPFDVPYDEALKIALQKRTDLNAALHGLYAAHAAVAAAQASYYPNLDALLQYENISNVYILYPKWGWTAGVQGQWNFFDIMENNGKIKAQKALEDIAQVKVTQLKVDIPAELRELYQQLKRSKESFAFQENAVNDAEKGFYQARRLFESGETNWVQAVLARQALLKAKIGYAEAKYIYNAALARLEYAVGGQLPRD; this is encoded by the coding sequence ATGGAAAGAAAGATTTTTGCTTTTTCCCAATTTTTTTTTTCAATATTCGCTCTTACTTTATTTGCCCAGCGAGCCTCAAATCAGCTGTCTCAAAGCACAGACTTGCCTCTCTTTTATAGTGTAAAAAAGCCAGTGGAACTCATTTATCCTAAACAACTTTCTATCAACAAACAGAAAACTTGGACTCTCGAAGAGGTCATTCAGAGAGCCTTAGATGCGAATCCTGAAGTAGTATCTGCTCGTAAAGCGATAGAACAACAAGAAGGGATCAAGATGCAGTTTAAGGCTAAGCTCTATCCCCATGGTGGATTGGTCTACCGAGCACAAAGGGAGCAAAGCTCTTTGTTGATGTTTCTGCCTACTATCGAGACTTATCCCTTAACAAGGACTAGTTGGCTAGGAGCTGTACAAATTAAGCAAACCATTCTTAATGTGGAGTCAGTCAAACTGGCTCGTCAACAAAAGGAGCTAGTTGAAAAAGCGATTTGGCAAGCCATGGACGTGGCGCTAAAAACTACCGCTCAGGTAAAGGAGGCATTTTATTTAACCCTCTTTCGCCAGGAAGTGGTAGGTATCCGAGAAGAACTAACGGAAGCAAGTAAAGCGATTGCCGATTATACCATGAAAATGTACAAGGCAGGGGAGTTTCCTCAGTATCAAGCGTTGAGTGCCCAAGCAGAATATTCAACTGCGCAAGGGGATCTAGCTCAAGCTAGATACCAATATGTGAAGGCCAGAGAGCAGTTGCGGATGATTCTGAACTTGCCTAGTGGATTAGAGAACGATCCATTGTATCTTTCTGGAGAAAGTCAGATTGTTCCTTTTGATGTTCCTTATGATGAGGCTTTAAAAATAGCCCTACAAAAAAGGACAGATCTCAATGCAGCGCTACACGGCCTTTATGCAGCTCACGCAGCTGTTGCTGCAGCCCAGGCAAGTTATTATCCTAATCTTGATGCTCTACTCCAGTACGAAAACATCAGCAATGTGTACATTCTTTATCCAAAATGGGGCTGGACAGCTGGAGTCCAAGGGCAATGGAATTTTTTTGATATTATGGAAAACAATGGGAAAATAAAGGCACAAAAGGCCTTGGAAGATATTGCGCAGGTAAAAGTGACACAGCTTAAAGTGGATATTCCTGCAGAGTTAAGAGAACTGTATCAACAGCTGAAAAGATCGAAAGAGTCTTTTGCTTTTCAAGAAAATGCGGTCAATGATGCGGAAAAAGGTTTTTATCAAGCAAGAAGATTATTTGAAAGCGGGGAAACAAACTGGGTTCAGGCTGTACTTGCTAGGCAAGCCTTGCTGAAAGCAAAAATTGGGTATGCGGAAGCTAAATATATTTACAATGCTGCGCTTGCAAGATTAGAATATGCCGTTGGCGGACAATTGCCTAGGGACTAA
- a CDS encoding NAD(P)/FAD-dependent oxidoreductase, translating into MSVFIRRENPFGTTILPFKTTPYWWETVEPLKVENKEIPTQIDVAIIGSGYTGLWASIILKEKGLNVHVFEAKELGYGASTRNAGFVGSGYKLGVSKLFKIYGKDKAVELYNISLKARKDIEETIRKENIDCGFVVPGHLVAAWKPRHLANLERTAELLEKYFSLKTRLLDKASLSACMETDLYHGGLFLADGALLNPAHYYQGVLTLAINKGVNFHLQTEVQQIEQKRGKFEVTLSGKKRTLASEVLIATNGYTSSSFPEIQRRIIPLPSTIVLTEPIDQHLLERLIHTKSAVYDTKNFLYYFRFLDDGKLLFGGRTHLSFGSSITEAAKELLRSIYMVFPALKEIKIRNVWEGKVCFTLDQLPHYGRLTNGIHYCLGYCGHGVALASYLGKLTAYYLLNDPRGQSSLLTLPFKKGFFYKTPPWSLPLIGLWYRLKDALF; encoded by the coding sequence ATGTCAGTTTTCATTCGAAGAGAAAATCCTTTTGGAACGACTATCCTTCCTTTTAAGACCACTCCTTATTGGTGGGAAACCGTTGAGCCACTAAAAGTAGAGAATAAAGAGATTCCTACCCAAATTGATGTAGCGATCATTGGCAGTGGTTATACGGGCCTCTGGGCCTCGATCATTTTAAAAGAAAAGGGTCTCAATGTTCATGTTTTTGAAGCCAAAGAACTTGGATATGGAGCTTCTACACGCAATGCAGGGTTTGTAGGCTCTGGATACAAATTAGGAGTAAGCAAGCTCTTTAAGATTTATGGTAAAGACAAGGCTGTGGAACTGTACAATATTTCTTTGAAGGCAAGAAAGGATATTGAAGAAACGATCCGAAAAGAAAACATTGATTGTGGCTTCGTTGTACCAGGTCACCTTGTAGCCGCATGGAAGCCAAGGCATCTTGCTAACCTAGAAAGGACAGCGGAACTGTTGGAGAAGTACTTTTCTCTGAAAACTAGACTGTTGGACAAAGCTTCCCTATCGGCTTGTATGGAGACGGACCTCTATCATGGTGGACTTTTTTTAGCTGATGGAGCCCTTCTTAACCCTGCCCACTATTATCAGGGTGTACTCACATTAGCGATTAACAAAGGAGTCAATTTTCATCTGCAAACTGAGGTACAACAGATAGAACAGAAAAGGGGAAAATTTGAAGTAACTCTTTCTGGAAAAAAAAGAACCCTGGCTAGCGAGGTGCTTATTGCCACCAATGGGTATACAAGTTCTTCTTTTCCTGAAATACAAAGACGGATCATTCCTCTACCGAGCACAATTGTGTTGACTGAACCTATAGATCAGCATCTATTAGAACGACTGATCCACACAAAATCCGCTGTCTATGATACGAAAAACTTTCTTTATTACTTCCGATTTTTAGATGATGGAAAGCTACTTTTTGGCGGAAGAACCCATTTAAGCTTTGGTAGTTCAATCACAGAGGCTGCAAAGGAACTTCTCCGGTCCATCTATATGGTATTTCCAGCGCTTAAAGAAATTAAGATTAGGAACGTTTGGGAAGGAAAAGTCTGCTTTACTCTTGATCAGTTGCCTCATTATGGCAGATTAACAAACGGGATCCATTATTGCCTTGGCTATTGTGGTCATGGGGTTGCCTTAGCAAGCTATCTAGGCAAACTTACTGCCTATTATCTTTTAAACGATCCCAGAGGGCAAAGCTCATTGTTAACTCTTCCTTTTAAGAAAGGGTTTTTTTACAAGACTCCTCCATGGTCCCTTCCGTTGATAGGGCTGTGGTACAGATTAAAAGACGCTCTTTTTTGA
- a CDS encoding lipase family protein, giving the protein MAFKEGFDLVEALGLASLCAEIEEIPIPNNLSDWQLIFDSLEFSPFNERWKLWKKLSTDTYAIVIRGTILSFGSILEDLLSFLIKSDAQLNYKHQCIAYKFAPHPQASVHAGFAIGALLLLLHPEKGLVNQLKRNVPSGSPIYITGHSQGAAVATLIRSYLHYQPTNPSHNYKSYVFAQPKPGNDFYAYDFDHLFSNKGLAFRITNSLDWVPQLPFTFELLSDINNPTPSDLLNPLEKNSLKSMPHIDFFLSQLGIKELGNNYGRLISSLLTKIQTKALNLINTILKPLESLQPADIHLPVVQSFFFTPSATPIVLIGSPCSGIDCENPFYQHSISMYYKLMKNQLQT; this is encoded by the coding sequence ATGGCTTTTAAGGAGGGATTTGATCTTGTAGAAGCTTTAGGGCTTGCATCTTTATGCGCTGAGATTGAAGAGATTCCTATCCCTAATAATCTGTCAGACTGGCAATTGATTTTTGATTCATTAGAATTTTCTCCATTCAATGAAAGATGGAAATTATGGAAAAAGCTATCCACAGATACTTATGCCATTGTTATTCGTGGGACCATTCTAAGTTTTGGGAGTATTCTAGAGGATCTTCTTTCTTTTTTGATTAAATCAGATGCCCAACTTAATTATAAGCATCAATGCATTGCTTATAAATTTGCTCCTCATCCTCAAGCTTCTGTTCATGCAGGATTTGCTATTGGTGCCCTCCTCCTTCTTCTTCATCCAGAAAAAGGCCTAGTGAATCAATTAAAAAGGAATGTTCCTTCTGGCTCCCCAATTTATATCACCGGACATAGTCAAGGAGCAGCCGTTGCAACCCTCATTCGATCTTATTTGCACTATCAGCCTACCAATCCATCCCACAATTACAAAAGCTATGTTTTCGCCCAGCCCAAGCCTGGCAATGATTTTTATGCCTATGACTTTGACCACCTGTTCAGCAACAAAGGATTGGCTTTTCGCATTACCAATTCACTGGATTGGGTTCCCCAGCTTCCATTCACATTCGAGCTTCTATCTGACATCAATAATCCAACACCATCAGATCTTCTCAACCCTTTAGAGAAAAACAGTTTAAAGTCTATGCCTCATATAGATTTTTTTCTTTCACAACTAGGGATCAAAGAGCTTGGAAACAACTATGGCCGCCTAATTTCATCTCTTTTAACTAAAATTCAAACTAAAGCTCTCAATTTAATCAACACCATTCTAAAGCCTCTAGAATCCCTTCAGCCTGCCGATATTCATTTGCCTGTTGTCCAATCATTCTTTTTCACCCCCTCAGCTACTCCAATTGTCCTTATTGGTTCTCCTTGTTCAGGTATAGATTGTGAGAACCCTTTCTATCAACACAGCATATCTATGTATTACAAGCTAATGAAAAATCAGCTCCAAACATAA
- a CDS encoding energy transducer TonB, whose protein sequence is MKTILFQQSPSQETLSSGNKNYTFLFCLILAFVAHWLLLHCRFSQEKKDTIVQQGLLKKEDEIAITLVAQPPPASSPLFDEKTKQQDPPQSITPIKTDENITHPSSTPLSKNLGKYTNFSPKKSKKEERDRLADPINFSNTKELKGIHGPVSYHLPVPPYPLLARLNHMQGKVVLRITVHNGKVISSTIVKSSGYTLLDQTAKYWVETHWQFPEGIKKVFLEEIIFELEETDDSPSLVS, encoded by the coding sequence ATGAAGACGATACTCTTTCAACAAAGCCCTTCGCAAGAAACACTCTCTTCTGGCAACAAAAACTATACTTTCTTATTTTGTCTCATCCTTGCATTTGTTGCTCATTGGCTTCTGCTTCATTGCAGATTTTCACAAGAAAAAAAAGATACAATCGTGCAACAAGGACTATTAAAAAAGGAAGATGAGATTGCCATTACTCTTGTTGCTCAACCCCCTCCGGCTTCCTCACCCCTTTTTGATGAAAAGACAAAACAACAAGATCCACCCCAATCCATTACACCAATAAAAACGGATGAAAACATCACACATCCTTCTTCAACACCACTATCAAAAAATCTTGGAAAATATACTAACTTTTCTCCTAAAAAGAGTAAGAAAGAAGAAAGGGATAGGCTAGCTGATCCCATTAATTTTTCGAATACCAAAGAGCTCAAAGGCATCCATGGTCCAGTCTCCTACCATCTTCCAGTCCCTCCCTATCCTTTATTGGCTAGGTTAAATCATATGCAAGGTAAAGTAGTCCTTCGAATTACCGTGCATAATGGAAAAGTGATTTCTTCAACAATCGTCAAATCTTCAGGTTACACCCTTTTGGACCAGACCGCAAAATATTGGGTTGAGACGCATTGGCAATTCCCAGAGGGGATTAAAAAAGTTTTTCTCGAAGAAATAATCTTTGAATTAGAAGAAACAGACGATTCTCCCTCTCTAGTTTCTTAA
- a CDS encoding cupin domain-containing protein, whose translation MHRIKPDEIFLTAFEGFPNSPLPVLHYQGVLKEYERKPSAVEELFYLHHWQGSWVNGIYSFDHFHSTTHEVLAVVSGQAKVRLGGPRGKGIELSVGDVVVIPAGVAHARIWASLGFLVVGAYPEGRSWDLRRGDPKELPIVLENLARVALPKTDPVYGADGPLVEIWKRVH comes from the coding sequence ATGCACCGAATAAAGCCTGATGAAATATTCTTGACTGCTTTTGAAGGGTTCCCCAATAGCCCTTTACCTGTTCTTCATTATCAAGGAGTATTAAAGGAATATGAAAGAAAGCCTTCTGCCGTTGAAGAGCTTTTCTATTTGCATCATTGGCAAGGGTCTTGGGTAAATGGAATTTACTCTTTTGATCATTTTCATTCGACCACACATGAAGTGCTTGCGGTAGTAAGTGGACAAGCTAAGGTTAGATTGGGAGGACCTAGAGGCAAAGGGATAGAATTAAGTGTAGGCGACGTAGTGGTGATTCCTGCTGGAGTAGCGCATGCTCGGATTTGGGCTAGTTTGGGCTTTCTTGTGGTTGGAGCTTATCCAGAGGGTCGGTCATGGGATCTGCGTCGAGGGGATCCAAAAGAACTGCCTATTGTTTTGGAGAATTTAGCTCGAGTAGCTCTTCCTAAGACTGATCCTGTTTATGGTGCAGATGGCCCTCTGGTTGAAATTTGGAAGCGCGTTCATTAA
- a CDS encoding FtsK/SpoIIIE domain-containing protein yields MPPPFEVQIVTDPRVLPDSPLRGLNERPLKFLLKKFGELCQKNDLPKAYLISSPEAGYGKTYLIGRLFQELKGKATLIYFYAFIDSSRFWINIFDRILTELTQPEEFIDIDRRNNRSYTQFEIYTSRIIGNLLADLITSKLIEPQELIHQGLVRGVVNELDVVEALRKAPNQKADFSNPSEKWIQWMQASYWDSLAQCCENALYRRGINIGELRDLIPLFWIFFWYSANPDLRHRETCIEWLRGATLEEEDVRNIGLPINYNEPMDLPIDTRNDLCRKRVYQFCNLASFARPFVFCFDQTERYGEDKSLCQKFGSVIGSLVNECKNHLIILTTNFHAWEQNRNYIQKADLERIAYEKQLELEGLNIEQARELIEQRIKRYPIEESKVRKLLEKLPSFFSTQSKVGIRKFLQWAEREFEQIEETNELREGDEELEKIFNEEKKKTLSGQVLFQPDLFLEAIQVALIGKKESIQQIKHDYYSLCWEHDGDQTTVYFGCEKSDNWKRWGAIAKKTLELSASFQAKSRRFLGIFPRSHELKTIPGKNWKETKEKETIDQAKNSGLLRIEALDKEKTADFYALAILYRNAISRDINYSKEKIEEFASKKLASWIDPLISLLPQLPPLPITSTAPTGSEITVTQPDSSNENDPYRIYREKLNEFFSKNNIDANVRDYKIAPQFVRFLVEKDVRVRITNIVARKKDIQLHLGLDVPPFIDAYRNYVKIDVAIPQIDCVVPWKKALRHLKGNLSFPIGKTIDLEQSEWVIGDFMDSNFAHLLVAGTTGSGKSQFLKSLIGAILYKFPKKARVFLIDFKGTDFFPLESIKSHKEAEDFLKKAVEEMNSRNERLNKEMLNDLNSLYKTGKGDIPYWIIVIDEYADMISGLRGNRRREFESYIQRIAQKGRSAGIHLIISTQSPRKEIVSGLIKQCLPGKISFRVTDDTESLLILDRGGAEQLRGKGDLLCNFQHGRFLRAQSAFITDKEWKKVVLQAVR; encoded by the coding sequence ATGCCACCACCTTTTGAAGTACAAATTGTTACAGATCCAAGGGTTCTTCCTGATTCTCCTCTTAGAGGATTAAATGAAAGACCTCTAAAATTCCTCCTCAAAAAATTTGGAGAGCTATGTCAAAAAAACGATCTTCCCAAAGCCTATCTGATATCTTCACCCGAAGCGGGTTATGGTAAAACCTATCTTATTGGAAGATTATTTCAAGAGCTTAAAGGCAAAGCAACGCTCATTTATTTTTATGCGTTTATTGATTCTAGTCGGTTTTGGATAAATATCTTCGATAGGATTCTTACCGAGCTTACTCAGCCTGAAGAATTTATAGATATAGATAGGAGAAATAACCGATCCTATACTCAGTTTGAGATTTATACTAGTCGCATTATCGGCAATCTTTTGGCGGATCTTATAACTTCTAAATTGATTGAACCACAGGAGCTTATTCATCAGGGGCTTGTAAGAGGAGTTGTCAATGAGTTGGATGTTGTAGAAGCCTTAAGAAAGGCACCTAATCAAAAGGCTGATTTTTCAAATCCTTCCGAAAAATGGATTCAATGGATGCAAGCATCTTATTGGGATTCTTTAGCTCAATGTTGCGAAAATGCTTTATACAGAAGAGGTATCAATATTGGAGAGCTACGTGACCTTATCCCTCTGTTTTGGATTTTTTTCTGGTATTCCGCCAACCCTGATCTGCGCCACAGGGAGACGTGTATAGAATGGCTAAGAGGAGCCACTTTAGAGGAAGAAGATGTAAGAAATATTGGTCTTCCAATTAACTACAATGAACCTATGGATTTGCCTATTGACACTCGAAATGATTTGTGCCGGAAGCGAGTTTATCAATTTTGCAACCTAGCCTCTTTTGCGCGTCCTTTTGTTTTCTGTTTTGATCAAACTGAGCGTTACGGAGAGGATAAGTCCTTATGTCAGAAGTTTGGATCTGTGATTGGTTCTCTTGTGAATGAATGCAAGAATCATCTAATTATTCTTACAACAAATTTCCATGCTTGGGAGCAGAATAGAAATTATATCCAAAAAGCAGATCTAGAAAGGATTGCCTATGAAAAACAGTTAGAGTTAGAAGGTTTGAATATAGAACAAGCCAGAGAACTTATCGAGCAAAGGATCAAGAGATATCCTATTGAAGAAAGCAAAGTTAGAAAGCTTCTTGAAAAATTGCCCTCGTTTTTTTCTACCCAATCAAAAGTAGGAATTAGAAAGTTTCTTCAATGGGCTGAGAGAGAATTTGAGCAAATAGAAGAAACAAATGAATTAAGAGAAGGAGACGAGGAATTAGAAAAGATTTTTAATGAAGAAAAGAAAAAGACTCTTTCTGGCCAGGTTCTATTTCAACCTGATCTCTTTCTCGAAGCAATTCAGGTAGCACTTATTGGAAAAAAAGAATCCATCCAGCAGATAAAACACGATTACTATTCGCTTTGTTGGGAACATGATGGGGATCAGACTACAGTTTATTTTGGCTGTGAAAAAAGTGATAATTGGAAACGTTGGGGCGCAATCGCTAAGAAGACACTTGAACTATCTGCTTCTTTTCAAGCCAAAAGCAGACGGTTTTTAGGTATATTTCCTAGATCCCATGAACTAAAGACAATTCCTGGGAAAAATTGGAAGGAGACTAAAGAAAAAGAAACAATCGATCAAGCCAAAAACTCTGGTTTATTACGCATAGAAGCTCTTGATAAGGAAAAAACGGCTGATTTCTATGCTCTGGCTATACTTTATCGCAATGCTATTTCTAGAGATATCAACTATTCGAAAGAAAAAATAGAAGAATTTGCCTCAAAGAAGCTTGCTTCATGGATTGATCCATTAATTTCACTATTACCTCAACTCCCCCCTCTTCCTATTACTTCTACTGCTCCTACTGGATCAGAGATTACTGTAACACAACCAGACTCTAGCAACGAGAATGATCCATATAGAATTTACAGAGAGAAGTTGAATGAATTTTTCTCTAAGAATAACATCGATGCTAACGTTCGTGATTATAAAATTGCTCCGCAATTTGTTCGGTTTCTTGTTGAAAAAGATGTAAGGGTAAGAATAACGAATATCGTGGCTAGAAAGAAAGACATCCAGTTACATCTTGGACTAGATGTTCCTCCCTTTATCGATGCGTATAGAAATTATGTAAAGATCGATGTAGCCATCCCTCAAATAGATTGCGTAGTTCCTTGGAAGAAAGCATTAAGACATCTTAAAGGAAATCTTTCATTTCCAATTGGTAAAACGATTGACTTAGAACAGTCCGAATGGGTTATCGGTGATTTTATGGATAGCAATTTTGCTCATCTATTAGTAGCTGGAACCACAGGGAGTGGCAAGAGTCAATTTTTGAAATCACTTATTGGAGCCATCCTTTATAAATTTCCAAAAAAAGCTAGAGTCTTTTTGATTGATTTTAAAGGGACTGATTTTTTTCCCCTAGAAAGCATAAAGAGCCATAAGGAAGCTGAGGATTTTTTGAAGAAGGCAGTTGAGGAAATGAATTCTCGGAATGAAAGATTAAATAAAGAAATGCTTAATGACCTTAATAGCCTGTATAAGACAGGGAAAGGAGACATTCCATATTGGATTATTGTGATTGATGAGTATGCAGATATGATCTCTGGACTAAGAGGCAATAGGAGAAGAGAGTTTGAAAGTTATATTCAGCGAATTGCTCAGAAGGGAAGAAGTGCTGGAATTCATCTTATCATTTCTACTCAAAGTCCAAGGAAAGAAATCGTTTCAGGACTAATCAAACAATGTCTGCCTGGAAAAATCTCTTTTAGAGTAACTGATGATACGGAGTCTTTATTGATCCTTGATAGAGGCGGAGCGGAGCAGCTCAGGGGGAAAGGAGATCTGCTTTGTAATTTTCAACACGGCAGATTTTTAAGAGCGCAATCTGCTTTTATTACCGATAAAGAATGGAAAAAAGTTGTTTTACAAGCCGTTAGATAA
- a CDS encoding amidase — MKELWKKSATDLSQLIRQKELSPVELIDLYAERINNIDPIIHAFTFLSIEAAKEKARALEKEILHGDTSSPLFGIPIAIKDHFDTVSTPSTYGSYLLKDYIAKEDHLLVKRLKEAKAIILGKTNMPEFGFSATSHNPIFPATRNPWNLEYTSGGSSSGSAAAVATGLCPLSLGSDGGGSIRIPASFCGIFGYKPSRGRIPWPIGKGKDLENWELFSHAGPLSRTVEDAVLLLSVLSGPDPSDPYSLPKAEFCWSDCLKEDIRGLKIAYSLDLGYARIDPEVKQIVTKSIELFETDLGCKIEEVDPGWPDPSEAFSTLVYFGADLPVLKKAVSENRQKISSHITRFLERSFKPEDFSQALKIRRKVIFEMSKLMEQYDLFLTPVTAVPPFPLYFQGPDIIDGERADPLLSWLPFTYIMNMTGQPAAAVPAGWTSKNVPVGLQIAGRHLDDLTTLRAAYAFQKAYPWQDKWPLIALSASKD, encoded by the coding sequence ATGAAAGAGCTTTGGAAAAAAAGTGCCACTGATCTTAGCCAATTGATTAGGCAGAAAGAACTCTCCCCGGTTGAACTCATCGATTTATATGCCGAAAGAATCAATAATATCGATCCAATTATTCATGCATTTACTTTTCTATCGATAGAAGCAGCCAAAGAAAAAGCGAGAGCACTCGAAAAAGAGATTCTTCATGGCGATACATCTTCTCCTTTGTTTGGCATTCCTATCGCAATCAAAGATCACTTTGATACTGTTTCTACGCCTTCAACCTATGGTTCCTATCTTTTAAAAGATTACATAGCTAAAGAAGATCATCTACTTGTCAAAAGACTAAAAGAAGCCAAAGCAATTATCCTTGGCAAAACAAACATGCCTGAATTTGGATTTAGCGCGACAAGTCACAATCCAATTTTTCCTGCGACTCGAAATCCATGGAATTTGGAGTATACCTCTGGTGGTTCCAGTTCAGGTTCAGCAGCTGCTGTTGCTACTGGTCTTTGTCCACTCTCCTTAGGCAGCGACGGTGGAGGATCTATTCGTATTCCAGCCTCTTTCTGTGGCATTTTCGGTTATAAGCCATCAAGGGGTAGAATACCATGGCCTATTGGGAAAGGAAAAGATTTAGAGAACTGGGAATTATTTTCCCATGCTGGTCCCCTTAGTCGAACAGTAGAAGACGCTGTGCTTCTTTTGTCTGTTCTTTCTGGACCTGATCCTTCTGATCCTTATTCACTCCCGAAAGCAGAATTTTGCTGGAGTGATTGTTTAAAGGAAGATATCAGGGGCTTAAAAATAGCCTACAGCCTTGATCTTGGGTATGCACGCATAGATCCTGAAGTAAAACAAATCGTTACAAAATCAATTGAACTTTTTGAAACGGATCTGGGATGTAAAATTGAGGAAGTGGATCCTGGCTGGCCTGATCCTTCAGAAGCTTTCTCTACTTTAGTATATTTTGGAGCAGATTTGCCAGTGCTAAAGAAAGCCGTAAGTGAAAACCGCCAGAAAATCAGCAGTCATATCACGAGATTTCTGGAACGCAGTTTTAAGCCTGAAGACTTTTCTCAAGCGTTGAAAATAAGAAGGAAAGTGATTTTTGAAATGAGTAAACTTATGGAACAGTATGATCTTTTTCTTACCCCTGTTACTGCTGTTCCTCCTTTTCCTCTCTATTTTCAAGGACCAGACATCATTGATGGAGAAAGGGCTGATCCACTGCTTTCTTGGCTTCCATTTACCTATATTATGAACATGACTGGACAACCCGCAGCTGCTGTCCCAGCGGGTTGGACATCAAAAAATGTTCCTGTAGGTCTTCAGATTGCTGGAAGACATCTAGATGATCTCACGACACTCAGGGCAGCTTACGCTTTCCAAAAGGCTTATCCTTGGCAAGATAAATGGCCTTTAATAGCTTTGTCTGCCTCAAAGGACTAA
- the cynS gene encoding cyanase, with amino-acid sequence MNRELIKEKILLAKEKKRLSWEELSKQTGISEVFLVAVCLGKAVPKKEQAELLCHVLGLEPEISEYLQKPVDRSWEKQIPNDPVLYRFYEAFGVYGEAMRELIWEKFGDGIMSAVDMEISIEKVESSAGPRIKIIMNGKFLPYKKW; translated from the coding sequence ATGAATCGAGAGTTGATCAAAGAGAAAATATTACTAGCAAAAGAGAAAAAAAGGCTTTCGTGGGAAGAACTTTCTAAACAAACAGGGATCTCTGAGGTGTTTTTAGTGGCCGTTTGTCTTGGGAAAGCTGTTCCCAAAAAAGAACAAGCAGAACTCTTATGCCATGTTCTAGGTCTAGAGCCTGAAATTTCCGAATACTTACAGAAACCTGTTGATAGAAGTTGGGAAAAACAAATACCCAATGATCCAGTCCTGTATCGTTTTTACGAAGCTTTTGGGGTGTATGGAGAAGCTATGCGAGAACTCATTTGGGAAAAGTTTGGAGATGGCATCATGAGTGCTGTGGATATGGAAATTTCCATTGAAAAAGTGGAATCTTCAGCTGGGCCACGGATAAAAATCATAATGAATGGAAAGTTCCTTCCCTACAAGAAATGGTAA